In Amblyomma americanum isolate KBUSLIRL-KWMA chromosome 8, ASM5285725v1, whole genome shotgun sequence, the DNA window gttttatttttgtactaatgagtagttctaacttatcataatcccacttttccatggaatgtgcctctattgcttcctctatgcaggccgctatttgcgctatttgttcgtcatttaattttgcgtactctttttgactccccttcatttctcttttgagcagggctccaaattgtagactaatacgcttatgatcactaccgaggctgtacttccgcTCCTCGTCTATTtacattattgcgagcttgctatacatcccctgcgagattaagcagtagtcaatggtcgtttgcctgttacgggattaccacgtgatttgtccctcacacttagtttctctatttacaataactaggttgtgtcgctcacagaagtctagcatcaacttcccgctataatctgtgtatccatccagatcctcgatgtggccattcatgccCCCCAACAGAAtgatatcggcgccttctccaaactgctttatatcgtcattgacaCACTTAACTACATccttgttctcttgcctgcatttgtcccctgttcctaaataaactactcctagccatgtccttttaccggcaattgtacccgatacccagatatgttctttgcaagttgactttattctttgccaatttgttccttgatgcatcagcatacctactcctcctcccttcctctccgctgttgttctgttgctaccttcccagacgtagccatcagtaaaaggtgggtcttctagatccctgagatgtctcgcatagcgcgcatacacctacttcttcgtccttcaactgctgttctatctctaaccacttcgcccTCTTCTGCCGCAATTAAATTAACCACCTAGCGCACTAGACGAACCAAGCTCGTCATAATCCGACTCATTCCTGGCTTAAGACAAGCCCAGCTGCTTGTGCGTTTTCTGATTTGTCGACAGGTGGCAGCACGGGTAGTAAACGGCCGTTTTGGtactattttctaaaaaaaagtgtccgttggggggggggggggggttaaagtgttaatctctttctctcttcatagccactaagccaccgcggcgggttatagcACCGTACAGCTCCTCCATCCTGCTCTAGCAAAATCGACCATAGCTGGGTCAAGGTGACAGCAAGCTACAATTCCTGATTAGATCAAAGCCCACGCAGCGTTTTCACAATGTCACTGATAAGTAGATGAGTTCACCGCTAATATAAACGATGCACTGATGTTTAGGCAAAGAAATGCACTACGCAGCAACACGGCAGTGAGCGCGGCAAGTCAAACGCACCTGACCCGCGCGCATACGGCTGGGTGTTGGCTGCAAAGGTGAAAATGTGCATTATTTATGTCACACAGAAACTGATCAACCAGATAGTTGAGCGCCTTAATTACCACAAAGCGAACACGTCTATTGTAGCAGAAACTATATATTTTTTCAAGAAGCATTTGGAAAAGTATTTATTACCCCTTGCTGAATGACCGTTTCTTGCTTTAACCGGTTGCAAATATAGAATTTGTATTTGAATatatgtacccgccgcggtggctcagtggttagggcgctcggctactgatccggagttcccgggttcgaacccgaccgcggcggctgcgtttttacggaggaaaaacgctaaggcgcccgtgtgctgtgcgatgtcagtgcacgttaaagatccccaggtggtcgaaattattccggagccctccaatacggcacctctttcttcctttcttctttcactccctcctttatcccttctcttacggcgcggttcaggcgtccgccgatattacgagacagatactgcgccatttcctttccccaaaaaccaattattattattatttgaataTATGTGCTGAATGCTAGATATCAGGTATTGTGCACATTTCCACTGCGTATGTCGACACATATATCTGggtgctttaataataataataacttttaATTTAATAAGCTGTGAGAGATCTGCCCCCTGGCATGggaatttaaagggacactgaggagaactctatcattttttttttgttagcaaaatctgatagttcagcatttcatggctttgttgccgcttgtccgggcgcgaaagatgcatttatttcaaagaaatttggattcgaagataaAAAagcttttcccgccgctctgattcaaactcagggaactcttatgacgccacggcaactcttatgacgtctcagaacggagtgacgtgaaacgtgacgtaaacgcagactccgtgatttctgacggctagcggtgcggtgcgcaaccttcctttgccagcctcagagattcgtggcttccatgaattaaggaaaattcctccaaggtggcgcctcttgtcctaggtagtcatcacgcttgtacttgcgagattggcctgttgcggcgacacctgtattttggttcttgctattttctacattacaagagctttgttttcagtaagagttgcatttttgtgatcaggagctgctattctatcgatacaagccaacttcaatttctcctcagtgtccctttaatgcttcGTAAGGGATGGGATTATCTCTTGCCAGCGACAAATGTTTCGTTGTCTGAATAAAACAAGTTCAAGTTCAAACGTCGTTCCAGACTCGCACCTTGCGAAGTCCAGCGACAGCTCATCAGCCACGGGCGCCGACTGTGACGTGAATTTGGTggccgacgactgcgagcagcCGGGCAGCAGAGACGACTCATCGCCTTCCTCGGGACGTGCGGCGACGGCAGGGGGCGCGTCGACGACTGCGGGCTCGTCAGCGGGCATCTGCTGCGCGTTGGCCTCGTCGGGGACGACATTGTCCATGGTGACGTGGATGCCCGTGCAGTAGCGCCTGGGTTGCGCGTGCGAGCCATACATAGCTACTCCATCTGTATACATATCTCTCGGAGCAAAGCAGAGACTGACAGAAAGAAtagaatgtctttttttttacgacGTAACGTCAAATTCTTCGTGCCCCATAGCTGTCTTTCTTTTCCGCTGATGCCAAACCAGTACCTCCATTTCCTGAGGTTCAGTGCAATGCCAAAAAGTGATtatttctttaataataataataataataataataataataataataataataggtttttggggaaaggaaatggcgcagtatctgtctcgtatatcggcggacacctgaaccgcgttgtaagggaagggataaaggagggagtgaaggaagaaagaggtgccgtagcggagggctccggaataatttcgaccacgtggggatctttaacgcgcactgacatcgcacggcacatgggcgccttagcgttttgcctccataaagaggcagccgccgcggtcgggttcgaacccgggtactccggatcagtagccgagcgccctaaacactgagccaccgcggcgggtgattagTTCCTTCCAGTACGAAAACTAGAggaaacacttaagctccgcattaaggatcccatacatgcggaattgttCTTTTTTTACTAAGCGTTAATAGATCCCTGGccgtcctcataccactcctggcgcagtggtgcagcgatcaagctttgcgccactgccctgcgatggcaggtgctgccatccaGCGGGTcttttgcgacccaggttgctctttcctaGCGACCATTctttatctgccacctgccatggtgggcagtttgctcagtatcctgtgggcaggttgtgacgacgccgcaaggtcCGGTGGCCTAGGTGGCTCAAGTTGCTTCTCTGGTGATCTTCCGTGGATTTTCCGCTCACCGTCAAAGACATAGCGACATAGCtccctaacgctgtcgcgttataaGCAGACCCTATACGGACTTTTGATGAACCCTGTACGTATGTTCTCAGCATTCGTAAACACAAGGCGTTAAAAGCAGACCCTACGGACTTTTGATGAACCCCGTACGTATGCTATCAGCATACGTAAACATAAGTGAGCGGTACGCAGTGGTCGCGGAACCCACCTGAGGATCTGCAGATGGAAGATGAACAAGATGGCGCAGTGTAGCACCTGGAGCGGCCTGCTGTGGAAGTAGAGGCTGGACACCACTCGCGTGCAGTCAATGAGCAGGAACCACAGGTGGAAGGCCATGTCCAGTAGCCAAACGGCCACCTCCAGTAGCACGCCCGTGCCGGGTCTGCGATACGAAGCACTGTGGCATCATGTAACGAGTGTGGCGTAGCTACTAAAGGGGGGCAGCTTCTCCTGGACAAACAGCACGCTCGTTCAACGCCGAAAAACTTCCCCGTGTCGTGTAACGGGAAGACTTATTATAGTCTGGCATCAGAGAAGTCTTGCGAATAGACATAGCAGCCACATTCTCTGTCTCCTCGGGTAACGGGTATTCCTCCATCTTCCCGGCAGGTTGTACCGCAAAGTTTTAAGCCCTACGAAACAGtgtcttttgtagcgaaagctacattacggtagcatttcgagccttcagcgtggcggcgtttccaccctgtggctgcgccgccacgctctcACGAGGTTGGCCAcgtgctgcggagcagctgccggcggcgctgcgctgtggctgatcacgtggttcgtcccctggttggtcacgtgacgagccacgtggtgcggagcagctgctgctgccggaggcgctgggtgccggcgaaatcgagctgccacagctgtgcgcatgcgccgtgtcaagtgggacgaagatgaagaaggaacgcccagccaaacggagcggcgaaagactgactccGCAATCCaactgagctagttccactcggccagctgtagccatcgcgtcgctccaggtttaaccagagctcaaCCACCATCAATTCTTTTTTACTGCTCATCCAGCACATACCAGCTTATTTAGTCTGATTCGCACCAAGAAAACGAATTGAACCACTGTTCCTGTAACCCACCAGATAAAAAAATTAGAGGAAGCACTTAAGCTcctctttaagggtatgacgcgattgcgtaatgggttaatgctcatatatgaaGAAGCTCATTCTttactttacatttatagatccctcggagtcctcataccctcctggcgcagcggtgcagcggttaagcgatgtgccctgccctgcaatggcaggtgctcccagcggtgggccttgtggggCCCAGattactcttcccgagcgaccagtcattaatttaactgccacctgccactgtgagcagtttgctcactatccaatgggcaggttgtgacgacgccgcaaggtcacgtgacctaggtggcctgccttcctcctaggttgctctctggggaccacctgccagagccatgcagagatttttcactcacaacgctgacaccggattttctggtgaacggggcctttaacgctatcgcttcaATGCGGGTACAAACACGCAAGCTCGGGGTTAAGTCTGGAGTTTGGTTTATGCGTGTGTCCGGAAGCTCTGACACTCTCGGCATACGCGCGGCAAGGTGCCAGTCACACGTCGTTCTTCGGGGGCTGTCCTGCTCACCTGAGCCGCACCACGTGGAAGTGCAGCAGCAGGCATTTCTGCACCAGGCTGGTCACCTCGTCGGCGCTCTCCAGGCCCAGGTAGACGGTGTGCGTGATGACGATGAGGGCTGCCACCGCCGAGCCCAGGTGGTAGCCCTCGTCCATGACTCCCAGGATCAGGTCCATGGCTCCATCCTCGTCTTCCTAGCCTCACCGCCATATCGCCGCCTGGGGGCTCTGCCGCTTCTGGACGCGGAACGGGCGCCACTATGTGGCGAAAattacctcttcttcttcttcttcttctacctcttaaaacatggcacatacccagatggggggattggccaaggttgttgttatcctcatactatggcacatgcccacatagggggattgaccatgaattgggggcacagagagtttttgaggtaaataattcctggacagaattaaaatgaatggtaatgACGGAAGAAGtagacaaaaaggaacaacgaaatgaaacgggaaatgcatgtagtgccataaacaaggaaatttacaTTCACTCGTCCTCGTCGTCTGCACAATGATGCCGAAATGCTAAGAACCATGCAGAAGACAGCACGGGTGAaagatggaaaggaaaatgaggcAGAAAAGGTCAGCGTACGTGCACAAAAGAACAAACGCGAGATAATATTTTTAGCTTATACTAAAACGTGATACGGGTATGGGCAGGACAATTAATGCAAAGAACTGTAAACTAGCTTTCTATGCTACTTGATTTAGCATAGAGTACCGTGACCGCTGCTATATCGTGGCACCACGCATCGAGATATGTATACATAAGCGGATGCCAACCACCTCTCGACTGCCATCGGCATCTGTGCATGCTGATGCCGATGGTAGGtctcaaaattaacatgcagaatacCAAAGTGTATCCCGTGTGTGGGTGTTTCAGCATGAAAATTGAGGTGAAGCGAGAAATGCACAAGGGTTTGTACATAAATCTTTTGCCAAAAAATATGCATCCGATACATCACGAgaaccgcaggaaggcaagagccagagttttacatgctaagtacgggaaaTACAACGGAGCAGTCTACGACGATGTCGCCGAGTGTAAGGACAAGGCCGCATTTTGCagttgcggtggtggacgggcgggGACGCTTGCTCACCTCTGGATCTATATagtggtttttgtggaaaggaaatggcgcagtaattgtctcacatacctcggtggacacctgaaccacgccgtaacaGAAGGGAGGAAGgctggagtgaaagaagtaagagaGAAGAGGAGCTTTAGAGTAGGGCTCCGCAAtccctctggatcagtcaaaacccgctcctcAGAAACTGCAGAGGAGGCGGTGATAGCGCTAGCTATAGCTAGTACTACTAAAGCTGACCTGattttcagcgactctaaaatAGCCATCCGAAAtctggcgaggggcagaatatatGTCACAGCCACACGATTGCTAAATCGGGCCACGGGGCGAGGGACTACGGaggtggaaattgtctgggtaccggcacactctgggaaccctgggaaagAGGCGGCTCACAtcaatgctcgaggtttcgtcagccgagtaggtgagccgGACGTTTCGGGGAGGTCTGCGAGAGATGGGTTGGTGTCATTTCACGATATTACAAACCATCATAAACTTGAGCGGAGAATTGCAGACGAGATCTTTCCATAACCCATACTTGTTAAACAAAACCTACCCGGACGTTCAGCCGGAATGCAAATAGGGTCAGGAAATGGCAATCTATCACCATATATTATGGAGCTGTGGCATATTGCCGCCACCGGCAGATATTATGCGTGACacttctctcgagcagtgggaggccgtgttggctaGCTCCggcccggtcgtccagaccagggtcgtggagtgggccacccaggtcgctgtcagccatggcttgatggccatctagcacggaatcgtcTGCATATgcgttctgacgaaaataaagtttttccatccatccatctattcaGCCTcgtaaaattggtttttgaggaaagaaaatggcgcagtatctgtcgcaaatctcggtgaacacctgaaacgcgccataagggaagggataaaggagggagtgtgagtagaaagaaagcaagaggtgccgcATAGTgaagtaacaataataataattggttttgggagaacggaaatggcgctgtacctgtctcatatatcgttggacacctgaatcgcaccgtataagggaagggataaaggagggagtgaaagaagaaaggaagaggtgccgtagtggagggctccggaatcatttcgaccacctaggaatctttaacgcgcagtgacatcgcacagcacacggacgccttagagttttgcctccataaaaacgcagccgccgcggtcgggttcaaaaccgggaactccggatgagtagccgagcgccctaaccactgagccaccgcggcaggtatagtggagggctccggaacaatttcgaccaccttgggaccCGTCGTGGTTTGCGCAAATTTTTCTTGGTTATGACTCTTCGTCAAGTGGCCCAACAATCTGTACTACTAAACTTCATGTGGACAACGGAACCCAGCCGTGATGGAGGGTGTGAGGAAAAAAGTTtgccgacgattacgcttctcggtaatgcgagttttgagcgcagctgctgcagtaCTCGAACCGTAGGTGACCGCATACGGAACACGCTGTGCCgaatggagtaataataataattggttttttgggggaaaggaaatcgcgcagtatctgtctcatatatcgttggacaccagaaccgcgccgtaagggaagggatgaaggagggagtgaaagaagaaaggaagaagaggtgccgtagtggagggctccggaataatttcgaccacctggggatctttaacgtgcactgacatcgcacagcacacgggcgcctttgcgtttcgcctccatcgaaacgctgccgccgcggtcgtgttcgaacccgggaactccggatcattagccgagcgccctaaccactgagccaccgccggcGGGTGCACTACTCTTCTCTACTCTTCACCCTGCGGCCGTTCTCCGCTTTCCGTCTCGTGCTCTCAGGGTCGATGACACTTCCGGCAGGGAGCAGATTTGCTcgactgtcttctctgtgtcACTCGTAACACTAATCGCGGAGCGGTGATATCACATGATACCGCTGACGTCAAATGTTCCTAATCGTGTCGGCTCATACCCAACTATGAGCAAGAGAGGGCCAGTCCAGATGAGTTGAGGTTGTTGAAAGCTACAGGTGGAATTAGCTTTTGcggattctgccggcaattgctccaccatgGCGGCAGTTAAATGTTATATATAAGGTCAACAAATCAGGCACATACCTGAGACCTGTCTCTACATCGCTATACATACAATTACCCATAATTGTTAATAGTCAACTCCTGCTGTCATCAGCTAGAGTCCAGATCCGAGTCCTTGAGGAACTTAAAAAAAAGGCGTGAAGCCTCCTTTCTACATTACTGCTTTCCGCATGGGTAGGCAATATCCCGAAGAAACTCTGAGGGATTTCTGTCTTCTTGAAGAAAGCGAACACACACATTTCCGCGTTGTACACTGGACAACACATAAGATAATGTTCTATATCACCTCAGACGTCACATGTGGAACACAGTGCAGACGAAGCCAGGCCCCTCTTACACATCCACGCAGGGCACGAGCACAGCCCGTGCGGATGCGACGAAGTGGCTTGAAATTTTTTAAGTcctttggtcacacatggcttgttgGGTGAACTCCATACGGTACTGAAATGGCTGAGCACCGTTTCTCTGGAGAGACTCTTAGCGTCTTGACGGACTATAGCAGCGGTTGATGGCGCAACGggctttttttcatgcctcacgtgacctaaagacACATTTTGACGTCATAGTCATCATTcggcccaggtggtcgaaattattccggagccctccactacggcacctctcttcctttctcctttcactccctcctttatcccttaattcccttacggcgcggttcaggtgtccaacgatatatgagacagatactgcgccatttcctttcccccaaaaccaattattattattattattaaaaccgaAACCGAGACTGTTGTTAGTGGCGATTTATTaatgaaaataatgaaaaaaaagaataaaatgcaaTGGCAGGAAAATATgttgctggccccggcatcttccatcgaaacctgaagcacctgagctgcggctagcatgAGAAAAAGGACGGGGAGAGGGAATGAaaggggggagcgatagtaagaaataATAGGGGTAGGGAGGCATTATACATGTACAAAAGGACAGACAGggagaggaaaagagagagaaagaaagggggagcgatagtaagaaagaaTAGGGGTAGGGCGGCAGCGTGacaaaaaattcgattataaattattcattGGTTGTAGGCGATTACCACGTGGGGATTCATGCATAATAGTGTCTTCCGCATCGTTGTAGAAAACATGCCATAAATTTaactttttttcacatttttaggAATAACGTCAGTAATTAGTTTGTTATGACTACGCTATTTATGCAAATGAATGCGGTTGTTATTGAAAGTGATTTACTAGTATTACAAGAGTGTACTGGCATTTTGCAGAAGAAAAATTATGTATTATTCAGTTACGAATTCGACCGCAGCGTTACATTAGCTAACTTGTGGAGCAGGGTGGAACATTCTCTTTGTGGGCGCACTCTGTCGTTTTAAACATTTTTAGGAATAACGTAAGGAATTAGTCTGTTATGAGTACGTGGGTATGAAATAAAAGCGGTAGTTCTTGAAAGTGCAACTATATTAGTATTATTACTAGAGTCTGGATATGTTGAAAACTGGCATTTTGCcgaaacaaaaaataatgtgTTACTCAGTTACGTACTCGACTGCAGCGCTACAATAGGATCTGGTGGAGCCGGGAGCAGCAGTGCCTCACTATCTCGTTTGCTGGGCGCACTATCTCTTTCGCTGTCTCCGAGATATCCCAGCGCCcagtgcggcgacatctggtcAGGTGGTTTCCGGTTGGCCGAGCGTGCGTTGAGGCGTGTGGTGTGTAGTCCCGTAGGGCTGGCAAGCAGGGGCGGTCGTAGTGGTAGGCGCTGGCCCGAGTGCGCGATTGGTGACGGGCCGTGGCGGCGGAGCCGTCGCCGACATTTCTCTTGTgtggctgctgacccgagcatGGTGCGGAACCAGCCGCGTTCCGCACCCAACGAGATCGAGCGGTGGTGGGACGACCgagtggcagcagcggcggcgcacTGAGCGAGCGACAAGAGGGTCGTCGTCACGGAACTGTCATCATGGATAGGCTGCTGGCGCAGTGCGGCTGCCTCTACGGCCTCAAGTACGGGCCCGAAGAGCTCGAGTCGTTGCAGCGCAGCCACAAGATCGACAAAATGATCCAGAAGGACAAGCAAGTGTTCAGACGCcaggtgaagctgctgctgctgggcgccGGAGAAAGCGGCAAAAGCACTTTCCTCAAGCAGATGCGCATCATCCACAACTACAGCTTCGAGCCGGACCAGCTGCTCGAGTACCGGTCCTGCGTCTTCCAGAACGTGCTGCGCGGCATGAAGGTGCTGGTGGACGCGCGACGGAAGTTGGGCATCCCCTGGCAGCATCCTTCCAACGACGCGCACGGCCAGAGGCTGTTGGGCTACGAGTCAAGCCTGGAGCCCGCCGACGCCGAGACGTTTGGGCGGTACGCTCCTTCGGTGCGGGTTCTGTGGCAGGACGGCGGCATCCGGGCTGCGTTCGAACGCCGCATCGAATTCCAGCTGGTCAGTTCTTTCTGTTGCTGATAGGGGCGTGTGAATTGCGAAACCGTGTGAAATATTGGCAGCTGGCGAGTCTCGGTATCAATCGGGGCCTTTCCGTGGCAGCAAGCGTATTTTCTTGATAGCTGCCGCGATATATGTTGTCGCGGGAAGATTAGTACGACTGCAGCCCTTGCGCAGTAAGGGCAGCCGCTTGGCGTGTGATAAAGTTCTGTGCGACAATCTTTTCACTCGGCTGGCATCAGTTTGGCTCGAATGTTATCGGAATGCTTGCCGATATTAAGCACTTGCTGCTGCAAAGGCGTTTGCCTCCCCGCTGTCTTAGAGTAGTGCACTTTTTATGTTGATCTAGATAAGACGGATATTTGCGGCTTGTGCTCGGTAGGCGTTGCGGAGCGGGGGTTTCCAGGTTATGGGAACTTTATCCTCCTTTGCAGGGTGACGGAGTCCGCTACTTCTTCGACCACTTGGATCGAATCGCCACGAAGGTAAGCTTACCAGCTGGAGGGCGGGACCGCTATTGGTCGTTTGCATGTCACTAAGCTAAATTATTTTGTTTTTGGGCTTGCTGGCTCTGTGAAGATTTTTTGTTGTGCAGTGACACATTATGCCATGTGTTATAAGGGCATGCACACAAAGCATGGAAAAATAGACAAAGCACAATCAGCTGGGCTCGTACCATAATTTTTAATGAGAAATGAAACACTGTCAGCAACAGATTAACCATGGAGAAGATATATACTTGTAATGTAAACACAAGAATACAAAGATAACTGCTGCAGAAGAAATACAAGCGAGGTTCATTAACATTTCCACGAAAAGGTTTTTGCACCATCAAAGTGAAAATATTTAGTCTCCTCAGCCTTTTGCTCTTTCCATTTCAGTTGTCTTGTTTACGTTGTATTTGTTGTTGATAGTATATGCAAAAAAATTGAGGTAGTGACTTGTGTGCAGCTGAAAACATCAGTCACAAGATAAGTTATAGTGTACTAAAGTCGAAACTTGGGCTTGCTTGGTTCGTATTTACAAGCAACAGCATGTCAAAAGACAAGGAACAGTGAATGAGATGCTGTGTGTGTTCGTCCTGTTCATGGGCTCATATTTGCTGATGTTCTACAGCTTGTAAAGTGTAAAGTTATACTAGTGAGAAAACTTACTTTCGCATTTCCGCCCACTTTGCTTGGCATTTGAACAGCATCAGGTTTAGCTTGCTCTATGGCACATGAACTTGTCGTTATGCCACTCATCCATTTTCCCTCCATGATTGCTCTTTCCACATGAGCTGCATGCTATTACTGTTCATATTTCGACACACGTGCACGCTTTACAGCTCTTAGGTTGGCTTGTGAAATTGTGTTAAGTCGGTCAGAGACGATAGTCGTTATGTAGTGTCCCAAAAGATGTGTTCACTTGCAGTGCTTGGAAGGTGGTCCATGTCCATTTTAAATGGTTGTCTGAATGCTGGTAGTGTAACTTTGCAGCACTTGTTGTAGATATTGTTTAAAAATCGTTATTCTGTGGGTCCTTTAAAGGGAACCATGATCAAATCGTCTGTGATGTCCATGATGATGCCTTGCCATAATAACGCACTTTGTGCCTCCCATTATGTTTATCCAGGAGTACATACCCACCAACCAGGACATCTTGCATGCACGCAAAGCCACCAAGGGCATTACGGAGTTCGTGGTGCCGGTAAATGGCGTGCCATTCCGTTTCGTCGACGTCGGTGGGCAGAGGTCGCAGCGCCAAAAGTGGTTTCGTTGTTTCGACAGTGTCACTTCCATCCTCTTCCTTGTATCATCCAGCGAATTCGATCAGGTGGGTGCTGTCTTCTTCCTCATGTGCACAGCTCACCTGCACGTGCTAGTTTGCACATCCGTTTATATATTCAAAACTGCGTAGTGCAAAGTGGTGGAAAAGAAGTATAGGTATTAAGCAGGCATAAGTGCCTTACTTTTGCAGCGACAGTTTAATCAGGGAAATCTGACAGGGTCACTTCTGTCACTTAGTCACTGCTAGTTGTTTTCCACAAAGGAGAGTGATAAGCATAAGAGTTTTTCAAGTATAAGACAAAAGAAGGAAAGTAATAAACATTTCAGAGGAAGTACAGCTTTGATGAAAAGTCTTTGGGTCATATGGTCAGCTTTTGAGTGCCATAATGGTACCCTTACAGCACCAGTAATGACAAAAATGTTTTAAAGGTTAGGATGAGGGTTCTGTAACCCTGCAGAGACATTGAGGTGCCATGAGCTCTGCACCGCACGGTTGGAAAGCAGACTATAGGACCTTTAG includes these proteins:
- the cta gene encoding guanine nucleotide-binding protein subunit alpha cta, encoding MDRLLAQCGCLYGLKYGPEELESLQRSHKIDKMIQKDKQVFRRQVKLLLLGAGESGKSTFLKQMRIIHNYSFEPDQLLEYRSCVFQNVLRGMKVLVDARRKLGIPWQHPSNDAHGQRLLGYESSLEPADAETFGRYAPSVRVLWQDGGIRAAFERRIEFQLGDGVRYFFDHLDRIATKEYIPTNQDILHARKATKGITEFVVPVNGVPFRFVDVGGQRSQRQKWFRCFDSVTSILFLVSSSEFDQALLEDRCTNRLVESRSIFETIVNNRCFAEVSIILFFNKTDLLREKLLSRATSIADYIEGFRGDPYNLADVQRFLVNWFYQARRSQHKPLFHHFTTAVDTENVKVVFNAVRDTILQKNITQLMLQ